A region of Sesamum indicum cultivar Zhongzhi No. 13 linkage group LG7, S_indicum_v1.0, whole genome shotgun sequence DNA encodes the following proteins:
- the LOC110012328 gene encoding uncharacterized protein LOC110012328, whose translation MRIDVSCAMPTMIEVREAVFSIEPKSVAGPNGFGAIFYHTCWDLVSEDVFGAVSEFFRGKAMPKSFTATTISLIPKTASPGSWSEYRPISLCNVTNKICTKLMSIRLGHVLPKSHRPEVNVIFKLDMAKAYDRVNWEFLFQVLLLKGFPQRWVDLVANAVSNCWFSVLVNGEHAGFFHSTRGLRQGDPLSPMLFMLAADYLSQGLDRLFTVHPMMQHMALLRYFLHAYERVSGQWINSEKSSFILSRQVLSSQLQKVQHVMGYQLKYLPVTYLGVPLYRGNRKAMPLHLLQVIHPPKSVLITIERIFNGFFWGSYNGRRHIHWSSWDKMCSPVAEGGLGVRSLTETRHPTHVLYNSNHSYVWHRLCRIRDVAEPLIFWTLGQGAVSFWHDNWYGEKPLAQLDHGAPDTMEPVCYYWHEGEWNVPRIFRIVPPQIAHVIFQIPIAVGQRDKIVWTAASNGTFSTTSAWEAIRVVSPRRQLFTDIWHRSLRPTVLSFLWRLFQDWIPVDERMKRKGFSFPSKCQCCDAEESISHLFVEGAIVRDVWLHFANVFGLQLCETGNLRLMVHFWGYSIPFHSDLHIRTLVPFLILWSTWTQRNAAKYQGYILRQRESYWRFSASFAHYMLHGS comes from the exons ATGAGGATAGATGTTTCTTGTGCCATGCCAACGATGATAGAGGTTCGAGAGGCTGTCTTCAGTATTGAGCCGAAGAGTGTTGCAGGACCAAATGGATTTGGGGCGATTTTCTATCATACCTGCTGGGATCTCGTCTCAGAGGATGTTTTTGGTGCAGTATCTGAGTTTTTCCGTGGCAAAGCGATGCCGAAGAGTTTCACAGCTACTACCATCTCCCTTATACCTAAGACCGCCAGCCCAGGTTCTTGGAGTGAGTACCGGCCGATAAGTTTGTGTAATGTTACGAATAAGATATGCACGAAGTTGATGTCCATTAGACTTGGGCATGTCCTACCGAAG TCTCACCGGCCGGAGGTGAATGTTATCTTTAAGCTTGATATGGCCAAAGCTTATGATCGAGTTAACTGGGAGTTCCTCTTTCAAGTCTTGCTACTAAAGGGTTTCCCGCAGCGCTGGGTTGACTTGGTGGCTAATGCTGTCTCTAACTGTTGGTTCTCGGTCTTAGTGAATGGAGAGCATGCTGGATTCTTTCATTCGACACGAGGCTTGCGGCAGGGGGATCCGCTATCCCCGATGTTATTCATGCTTGCTGCTGATTACTTATCTCAGGGGCTAGATCGACTTTTTACAGTGCACCCAATGAT GCAGCACATGGCATTGCTCCGTTATTTTCTCCATGCATATGAGCGAGTGTCGGGACAATGGATAAATAGTGAAAAGAGTTCGTTTATTCTGAGCCGGCAGGTGTTGTCGTCACAATTGCAAAAGGTACAACACGTTATGGGTTACCAGTTGAAATATCTCCCAGTCACATACTTGGGAGTCCCTCTGTACAGGGGCAATCGGAAG GCTATGCCTTTACATCTACTTCAAGTAATTCACCCACCTAAATCTGTATTGATAACCATTGAGCGCATATTCAATGGTTTCTTTTGGGGCTCGTATAATGGCCGTCGGCATATCCATTGGTCTTCATGGGATAAGATGTGTAGCCCAGTAGCAGAAGGTGGTTTGGGTGTTCGGAGTTTGACGGA GACCCGTCATCCTACTCATGTGCTGTATAATAGCAATCATTCCTATGTTTGGCATCGTTTGTGTCGCATCAGGGATGTGGCAGAACCTCTAATATTCTGGACTTTGGGCCAGGGTGCAGTGTCCTTTTGGCATGATAATTGGTACGGTGAGAAGCCTTTAGCCCAGCTAGATCATGGGGCCCCTGACACTATGGAGCCGGTATGCTATTATTGGCATGAGGGAGAATGGAATGTCCCCAGGATCTTCAGGATAGTCCCGCCACAGATTGCACATGTTATCTTCCAAATTCCTATTGCAGTGGGACAGCGGGACAAAATTGTGTGGACCGCGGCGAGTAATGGGACGTTTTCCACGACATCGGCATGGGAGGCCATTCGAGTGGTATCTCCTCGGCGGCAACTTTTTACAGATATATGGCACCGTTCTTTGCGGCCAACGGTGTTGTCCTTCTTATGGCGGCTTTTCCAGGATTGGATCCCGGTGGATGAACGCATGAAGCGAAAGGGATTTAGTTTCCCATCAAAATGCCAATGTTGTGATGCAGAGGAGAGCATCTCTCATCTGTTTGTTGAAGGGGCAATAGTTCGAGATGTGTGGCTGCACTTTGCTAATGTCTTTGGGCTTCAACTTTGTGAAACGGGGAACCTGCGTCTTATGGTGCACTTTTGGGGATACTCTATCCCGTTTCACTCAGATTTGCACATTCGTACTTTGGTGCCATTTTTGATTCTATGGTCTACTTGGACGCAACGAAATGCTGCAAAGTATCAGGGGTACATTTTACGACAACGGGAATCATATTGGAGGTTCAGCGCCAGCTTCGCACACTATATGTTGCACGGATCATGA